The genomic interval TCCAGGAGCTGAGCCCCTTACATCTACTCCTGTAGTAGCTCCTTCCTCGCATAAAATAACAGTACAACCAGTCATTCCTTCAAAGTTTTCACTATGTCCTACCTTTATACCATCTACATCTGTAATATATCCACTATACATATCCATTTACACCCCTTATTGAAACCTCTCCTGAAATTATTTTTTGTATTTTTCCTTCTTGATTCTCTATCAATAATTCGCCTTCATCGGTTAGGTCAACAGCTTTACCCCTTATTTCTTTATTTCTAAATATAACTCTTATTTCTTTCCCTAATACTGCAGAGTTTTCTTTACAAATTTCTATAGAATGAGTAATCTCATTTTTATTTAAAAGCTCTTCATATAATTCTTCAAAGTTATTGAATATATTAGCTACTAATTGCTTTCTAGAAACCTTTTTTCCACTTTCTATTTTTAACGATGTAGCTATATCCTTTATGTCATTTGGTATCTCATTTTCGTCTAAGTTTACATTAATACCTATACCTATTACTATATAATTAATTTTATTTAATTCTCCGCTCATTTCTGTTAATATACCACATACTTTTTTATTGTTTATAATTATATCGTTTGGCCATTTAATATAGTTTTTTATACCAAGCTCTAATATAGATTTAGATACAGCCGCTGCAGTTACTTGTGTAATTTTAGAAGCATCTATTGGCTGTATATCTGGTCGTATAATTATAGACATCCACACACCTTTCCCTTTAGGGGATACCCAGTTTCTCCCTAATCTTCCTCGTCCCTTTGTTTGTTCTTCTGATATTATAACTGTACCTTCTCCTTTTCCGTCAGACGCTAGTTGTTTTGCCTTACTGTTTGTGGAATCTATAGAGTTAAAATACAATATATCTCTACCAATTCTTTTTGTTTTTAATAAATCCTTTATTTCATCATATGTTAATACATCTGGAGTTAATATAAGTCTATATCCCTTTCTAGATACTGATTCTATTTCATAGCCCTCATCCTTTAACTGGTTCATGTATTTCCAAATAGCTGTTCTGCTAACATTCAATTCTTCACTTATCTTCTGTCCTGATACAAAGTCTCCTTTATTCTTCTTTAAAAGTTCTAATATCTTCCCTTTCAACTTTCTTCACCCTTTATAAACTGAAGTATATATAATTATCCACAATTCCATTATATAATATAACATTTATCCACATTATAGCAACAACTACATATAATAATTTAATATTGAAAATGTAAAATTTAAAACAGTTTTGCTATTAACTAATAAGTTACGAGCAATTAAAAACTGCCCATATGATATGGGCAGTGATTC from Caldisalinibacter kiritimatiensis carries:
- a CDS encoding biotin--[acetyl-CoA-carboxylase] ligase; amino-acid sequence: MKGKILELLKKNKGDFVSGQKISEELNVSRTAIWKYMNQLKDEGYEIESVSRKGYRLILTPDVLTYDEIKDLLKTKRIGRDILYFNSIDSTNSKAKQLASDGKGEGTVIISEEQTKGRGRLGRNWVSPKGKGVWMSIIIRPDIQPIDASKITQVTAAAVSKSILELGIKNYIKWPNDIIINNKKVCGILTEMSGELNKINYIVIGIGINVNLDENEIPNDIKDIATSLKIESGKKVSRKQLVANIFNNFEELYEELLNKNEITHSIEICKENSAVLGKEIRVIFRNKEIRGKAVDLTDEGELLIENQEGKIQKIISGEVSIRGVNGYV